One part of the Streptomyces lienomycini genome encodes these proteins:
- the trxA gene encoding thioredoxin: MTSTVELTKENFDQTVTDNEFVLIDFWAEWCGPCKQFGPVYEKAAKANPDLVFGKVDTEAQPELAQAFGISSIPTLMIVRDQVAVFAQPGALPEAALTDVIGQARNLDMDEVRKAVAEQQAQAGQEGGQ, translated from the coding sequence ATGACCAGCACCGTGGAACTCACCAAGGAGAACTTCGACCAGACGGTCACGGACAACGAGTTCGTGCTGATCGACTTCTGGGCGGAGTGGTGCGGTCCGTGCAAGCAGTTCGGGCCGGTCTACGAGAAGGCGGCCAAGGCCAATCCGGACCTGGTGTTCGGCAAGGTGGACACCGAGGCGCAGCCCGAGCTGGCGCAGGCCTTCGGCATCAGTTCGATCCCGACGCTGATGATCGTGCGGGACCAGGTGGCCGTGTTCGCGCAGCCGGGCGCGCTGCCGGAGGCGGCCCTCACCGACGTGATCGGCCAGGCCCGGAACCTGGACATGGACGAGGTCCGCAAGGCCGTCGCCGAGCAGCAGGCCCAGGCGGGCCAGGAGGGCGGCCAGTAG